One Chloroflexota bacterium genomic region harbors:
- a CDS encoding peroxiredoxin family protein: MKSLVALVALALVGSLLLACGEEGPPEGAEIAPDFTVQDAHGNAVTLSGLVEDGQGVILVFYRGFFUGICRAQLVELQGALPLFAEVGYRPVAISTDDVEGAADMAQYTRAEYPILADPDHVVAESFGVFDLLGDGVSAPAVLLIGKWRVVHWRQVGEGIGDRPSISTILDAILEVEGTPGGN; this comes from the coding sequence ATGAAATCTCTGGTCGCCCTGGTTGCTCTCGCGCTGGTCGGCAGCTTGCTATTGGCGTGCGGCGAGGAGGGTCCGCCGGAAGGCGCGGAGATTGCGCCGGACTTCACCGTGCAGGACGCGCACGGGAACGCGGTGACGCTGTCCGGCCTTGTCGAGGACGGTCAGGGCGTCATCCTGGTGTTCTATCGGGGCTTCTTCTGAGGGATCTGCCGCGCGCAGCTCGTGGAGCTGCAGGGAGCCCTTCCCCTCTTCGCCGAGGTGGGGTACCGACCGGTCGCCATCAGCACGGACGATGTCGAGGGAGCCGCGGATATGGCCCAGTACACGCGCGCGGAATATCCGATCCTGGCGGATCCGGATCACGTGGTGGCCGAGAGCTTCGGCGTCTTCGACCTGCTGGGCGACGGCGTGTCCGCGCCGGCGGTGCTGCTGATTGGGAAGTGGCGGGTGGTGCACTGGCGTCAGGTAGGCGAGGGCATCGGCGATCGGCCGTCGATCAGCACGATCCTGGACGCGATTCTCGAGGTGGAGGGGACGCCGGGCGGGAACTGA
- a CDS encoding ABC transporter permease, producing MYVVRILRNLTRRRFRTALTVIGITIGIWVLVVMSSMANRINFIVDGGSTYYQDKIIVSDATNPAFGLGSTPMPLSVADQIANVPGAAVVVPEVQLLLDPNEAGGGGFGLPDFIVGAVADADEGREAFEVRAAQGRLTTPDDEGANVVVLGADLARKFGKRAGDSIELRQVEFEVIGVLEPTLTAPDTLAYVPLQAAQALLTADAPILATTGLGADQLISQVTVYPEAGVDTEVLADAIEASVAQVGTLTGADFDREITSATEIFNAIVVGIGLISLVVGGLSVINTMAMSVAERTREIGIKRAIGATRGRIMREIVIEAASIGLLGGLLGLGLGAVVVTVANELGRDSGNILFQLTAPTAVVALAFATVLGAVAGLLPAWNAARLDPVQALRYE from the coding sequence ATGTATGTGGTCCGCATCCTGCGCAACCTGACCCGCCGGAGATTCCGCACGGCGCTCACCGTGATTGGAATCACCATCGGCATATGGGTGCTGGTCGTGATGAGCTCGATGGCGAACCGGATCAACTTCATCGTGGACGGTGGTTCGACTTACTACCAGGACAAGATCATCGTCAGCGACGCTACGAATCCCGCGTTTGGCCTGGGGTCCACCCCGATGCCGCTCAGCGTGGCCGACCAGATTGCCAACGTCCCCGGGGCGGCGGTCGTGGTCCCCGAAGTCCAGCTGCTGCTCGATCCGAATGAGGCGGGGGGCGGAGGATTCGGCCTGCCGGACTTCATCGTCGGCGCCGTGGCGGACGCCGATGAGGGGCGCGAGGCATTCGAGGTCCGGGCAGCCCAAGGCCGGCTGACGACACCGGATGACGAAGGCGCGAACGTCGTGGTCCTGGGCGCCGATCTTGCCCGCAAGTTTGGCAAGCGCGCCGGAGACTCCATCGAACTGCGCCAGGTGGAATTCGAGGTCATCGGCGTGCTCGAACCCACCCTGACCGCGCCGGACACCCTGGCGTACGTCCCGCTCCAGGCGGCCCAGGCGCTGCTCACCGCCGACGCGCCAATTCTGGCCACGACCGGTCTAGGGGCCGACCAGCTGATCTCTCAGGTGACGGTCTACCCAGAGGCGGGTGTGGACACGGAAGTCCTCGCCGACGCCATCGAGGCCAGCGTGGCGCAGGTGGGAACGTTGACGGGGGCGGACTTCGACCGAGAGATCACCTCGGCGACGGAGATCTTCAACGCCATCGTGGTCGGCATTGGCCTCATCAGCCTGGTCGTCGGCGGCCTTTCGGTAATCAACACCATGGCCATGAGCGTGGCCGAGCGGACGCGCGAGATCGGGATCAAGCGGGCGATCGGCGCCACGCGCGGCCGGATCATGCGCGAGATCGTGATCGAGGCCGCCAGCATCGGCTTGCTCGGGGGACTGCTGGGACTGGGGCTCGGCGCCGTCGTGGTGACCGTAGCGAACGAGCTTGGACGCGATTCGGGGAACATCCTGTTCCAGCTGACGGCGCCGACCGCGGTGGTGGCGCTGGCGTTCGCGACCGTGCTCGGGGCCGTGGCCGGGCTGCTGCCAGCCTGGAACGCCGCCCGGCTCGATCCGGTCCAGGCGCTCAGGTACGAGTAG
- a CDS encoding ABC transporter ATP-binding protein — protein MAFLEARHLHKTYRLGRQNLVHALRGADIAIEAGEMVGIMGPSGCGKSTLMHILGLLHSPDDSDPPASLVIGGNDVADLSDRERTKMRAERMGFVFQAFNLVPTLTAIENVALPAEYAGRRRSEAMRAAAEALDWVGLGDRGDHRPTELSGGQQQRAAIARALVTQPDLMLADEPTGNLDSESTNEVLDLLRRFNTERQQTILMVTHDPRVGEACGRIVEMLDGQITNGQAE, from the coding sequence ATGGCATTCCTCGAAGCCCGCCACCTGCACAAGACCTATCGGCTCGGCCGCCAGAACCTCGTACACGCGCTGCGGGGCGCCGACATCGCCATCGAGGCCGGAGAGATGGTGGGGATCATGGGGCCCTCAGGCTGCGGCAAGAGCACCCTGATGCACATCCTCGGCCTGCTGCACTCCCCCGACGACTCGGACCCGCCGGCGAGCCTGGTAATCGGCGGCAACGACGTAGCCGACCTTTCGGACCGCGAGCGGACCAAGATGCGGGCGGAGCGGATGGGTTTCGTCTTCCAGGCGTTCAACCTGGTGCCCACGCTGACGGCCATCGAGAACGTGGCGCTCCCCGCTGAATACGCGGGCCGCCGCCGCTCCGAGGCCATGAGGGCGGCCGCGGAGGCCCTGGATTGGGTCGGGCTCGGGGATCGCGGCGACCACCGGCCCACGGAACTCTCGGGCGGTCAGCAGCAGCGCGCGGCCATCGCGAGGGCGCTGGTCACACAGCCCGACCTGATGCTCGCCGACGAGCCGACGGGCAACCTGGACTCCGAGAGCACAAACGAGGTCCTCGACCTGCTGCGCCGGTTCAACACCGAGCGTCAGCAGACCATCCTCATGGTCACGCACGACCCGCGCGTGGGCGAGGCGTGCGGACGCATCGTCGAGATGCTCGACGGCCAGATCACGAACGGTCAGGCGGAGTAG
- a CDS encoding helix-turn-helix domain-containing protein, translated as MTHDDVLYRFRLRLFALAEELGNVRAACRILGVHPSTYYRWRKPVRHIEAAQPGDLVQLDCFHVCLLAGSRGRTWQYTAIDVATSYTWAPCTTPRAIPPPATLRP; from the coding sequence ATGACCCATGATGACGTGTTGTATCGGTTTCGGCTACGGCTTTTCGCGCTGGCCGAGGAATTGGGCAACGTCCGCGCCGCCTGCCGAATCCTGGGCGTGCATCCGTCGACCTACTACCGCTGGCGCAAGCCGGTGCGCCACATCGAGGCGGCGCAGCCGGGCGACCTGGTGCAACTGGACTGCTTCCACGTCTGCCTACTGGCAGGCTCCCGGGGACGCACCTGGCAGTACACCGCCATTGATGTCGCCACCAGCTACACCTGGGCCCCCTGCACAACACCCCGCGCAATCCCGCCGCCCGCCACACTGCGGCCCTAG